The segment AACCCTGTTTGCGTTTGTCAAAATAAATCCATATAAAGCCTAAAAGACACGGAACTACGGAAGCGATATAAGCGAAAAAGCGTACTATGGATTGCACAACCCCTATTTTTTGATGGGTTTTGGCATCGACTATCTTCATTTTAAAAAGTATTTTCCCCGGAGTACCTCCTTTGTAGACCCAGAAAAAGATTATAAAAAAAAAAGCCAGAGAGAATTCAAGTATGTTAGCACTTAAATTTTCCATGAGCATTTGAGTGTATAGCTCCAGAGCCTGTATTGGTGTGATATCGGCAGCAGGAATGATTATATTGCCTGTCTTACAGATATCGGCAAACTTACATGCCGCAGCCAAAAACGGATAGAATACGATGGCACTTAAAATCGTGTCGATGACGCTTGCCAGCATACGGTATGTAAATGACGCATATTGAATTTCTTTGGATTTCCTTGATGGGGGCATTATAACTTTCCGGCATTTTATTTATTTATGAAACTAACCCTTAGAAGCTCATTTTTCAATGATTTTTAAAATGTCGTCCATAGTTATTTTGCCCTTACGTAAAATTTTCGGGGAGTCGCCGCACAGATCGATAACGGTAGATGCCTCGCCCGAACACCCCCCGCCTTCAATTACCATGTCTATTTTATCACCGAAATAACCTCTTACTTCAGAGGCACAAAGTGCATCGGGCTTACCCGATAAATTGGCACTAGTAGCTACAACGGGACAATTTGTATGCCTTAATATTTCCAGTGCCGTCTTGTGGTCGGGGATACGAACCGACAATGTATCCATACCGCCGTTTATTATATCGGGCAGGTCACAGCCTTTAGATTTTGGCAGTACCATACTTATGGGACCGGGACATAATTTTTTTGCAATCATCAGTGCATGTTCATTAAAATCAACGTATTTTTTTGCCTCATCTATATTTTCTACTAAAAGTGCCAAAGGTTTTTTAAACTCCCGTCCTTTTAGCTTAAAAACAGCCTCTAACGCATTCTCATTTTTTGCATTTGCGGCTAACGCATACACCGTTTCCGTTGGAAAACTTACCGACTTTCCGTTTTCAAGTAATATAGACGCTTGTATTATCAGTGATTCCATGCTATACAACCATTAGTTACAGTTTTTCTCATATTTCAAAAAAAGAGGATGCCTATGTCTCATAAAGTCATCACCATAGCCCAACAAAAAGGCGGTTCAGGTAAAACAACAATAGCTTCACATTTGGCAGTTGCTTTCGGTCAAAAAGGAAAGCGAGTAACTGCTATAGACATAGATCCTCAAGGTAGTTTTACCAAGTGGCACGCTTTAAGGGAAGCAAAATTTGGTGAGGGTTTTACAGGTATTAATTTTTCAAGCATTTCAGGCTGGAGATTACATAACGAGATATCCGAATTTAAAAATAATTCCGATGTTATAATTATAGACAGCCCGCCTCACACGCAAACGGAAACAAAAACAGCCATAAGAGCGGCAGATTTGGTCATAATTCCGGCACAGCCTTCCCCCACCGACCTTTGGGCAACCGATGATACTATGGATATAGTGGGTAACGAGCGTATACCGTATAGAATTCTACTTAACCGCGTGGTGTTCAATGCAAACCTGACTAAAGAAATATCGGGGGAGTTTTCAAAAGTCCTCGATACAAGGATAGGCAACCGCATATTGTTCGCATCGGCAATGATGGACGGGCGTACGGTTACCGAGACCATGCCTTCAAGCATAGCTGCCCTTGAGGTAAAAAACCTGTTAAAAGAGATTGAAGCATTGCTATTCCCTGTAAGCAGTAAGATTGTTAAGGCGGCTTAAGCGATTTTTATCATGCTAACCTCATCTAAATTTTTGTAAAATCCTTTCATCCGCACTAAATCATCGGACGGTAGGAAATTAACTATATTGGGTTTCGGACATGAGTTTTAACGAAGATCAATCTTAAATCAGAAAAAAGAAGGCACCGGAACACATGCGTGTAATTAAGCATGTTGTACTCAACATTATCGGAAAACTCGCAAAAACGGTCGTCTATAAAGACTCTAAAGAAGACAGAAGGACGGGAAACGGAATGTCCCATTAATTGGTTTTAGTTCTAAAATAGTTGTCATGCTGAATTTATTTCAGCATCTCACTTTGTTTTAAAAAGACCCTGAAACAAGTTCACCGGTGACAAAAAAATATAAAAAACCAATTAATGGGGCATTCCGTATAAAATTTATACGGTTTTTTACTGTAAACTTGAAAAAATAAGAATAGTTAATATAATAAAAATATCGGTCTCGTAGTCTGTTTGTTTCGAATATTTATTTTCAGCCGTCATATATAAAATTAAAAAGGTATCTGCATAAATGAAAAAAATATTTATATTTTTAATCCTTTTATCGGTAACAACCCCTGCATACGCATTACGGCACTGGAATAAACTTGTATATTCACCTGAAATAAAAAACGGTGTTAAACTTTATACCGAGATAGAGTACCGTTATAACGGTAATGATGTTTTTTATCGACACTATGACGGAGGATTCAGGTTTCCTATAAAATACTTCGGTGAAGGATGGGAGGGCGGTGTTCAGTTCAGAGCGGTATATACAAAATCAACAGACGGGAGCTGGGACTTTGAAAAAAGACCTCACGCACAACTGCAAAAAACAATATATAGCCCGCAATATGAATTTATACCGGAGCTGAAGTGGCAGTTTAGAACCCGACATGAGTACAGGGTGCGTGAAAACGGCAATGATACTGCGAGAAACAGGCTGCGTATTATGCTTAAGACAAAAGATGCATACTATAACATAAAGCCTTTTATCGGGAATGAAACGTTCTATGATTTTGACGCTGATGACTGGACATCTAACAGGTTTATATTAGGCGTAGACCTACCTGAATTTAAAATAGCCAAACCAAGTATCGCATATCAACTGGAAACCGACATGAAGGATAATGACTTTGACCACACGTCAAACCTTCTGTTCACTCTCAGCTTCTAGAGAGCATGAAACCGGCACAAGCAAGACTAAGTCAAACTGTCATTATCGTAAGACCACCAACCCGAAAAAATGCCCACGTCTTTTGCAGCTTACATGTTTTATTAGAACACGCCCTGAGCCAGCATAGCTTCACATACTTTTTTGAAGCCCGCTATATTCGCACCTTTAACGTAGTTGATATACCCGTCTTCCTCACGTCCGTTTGCGGCACATTGAGCGTGTATCTTAAGCATTATGTCACGAAGGCGTTTATCAAGGTCTTCCCTGTCCCAACCGATACGCATACTGTTTTGCGACATCTCTAAACCGGACACCGCAACGCCGCCTGCGTTAGCTGCTTTACCCGGTGCAAACAATACCCTGCTTTCAATGAAAACATCAGTCGCTTCCTGAGTGGTAGGCATGTTAGCCCCCTCTGAAACCGCAATACAACCGTTAGCAACCAGTTTTTTGGCATCATCTTCATCAAGCTCGTTTTGGGTAGCACATGGAAGTGCAACATCGCATTTAACACCCCAAGGCTTTTCGCCTTCAAAATATTCGACACCGAACTCTTTTGCATATTCGGATATGCGTCCGCGACGAACCTGTTTCAGGTCACGTACATAATCAAGTTTTTCCCTTGTCATTCCTTCAGGGTCATAAATATAACCTGATGAATCCGATAGCGTAACAACTTTAGCACCAAGTTCGATAAGTTTTTCAACCGCATATTCGGCAACATTACCCGAACCTGAAACACATGCCGTTTTGCCGTTTAAGGATTCTCCTTTTTCTTTTAGCATGTCTTCTAGCATATAAACCGCACCGTAACCTGTGGCTTCGGTACGGATAAGGCTTCCGCCATATGTTAAGCCCTTACCTGTAAGGATACCGTTGAACTGACCGCTTATTCTTTTATTCTGACCGAAAAGATAACCGACCTCCCTTGCACCTACACCGATATCACCTGCCGGAACGTCAGTATAAGGACCTATATGCTTTGCAAGCTCAATCATAAATGACTGACAAAAACGCATAACTTCCGCATCGGACTTGCCCTTAGGGTCAAAGTCAGAGCCGCCCTTACCGCCACCTAAAGGCAAACCTGTAAGGCTGTTCTTGAAAGTCTGTTCAAAAGCAAGGAATTTTAAAACACTCAAAGAAACGCTAGGGTGGAAACGAAGACCTCCCTTATATGGACCGATAGCATTAGAATGCTGAACCCTGTAGCCCCTGTTAACCTGAACAACTCCACTATCATCAGTCCAGCTAACACGGAAAATAACTATCCTGTCAGGCTCGACAAGACGCTCTAATATCTTAGCTTTCCTTATTTCAGGCTTGTTATAAATGTAAGGAATAATAGTCGATGCCACCTCATAAACCGCCTGATGGAACTCAGGCTGGTTCGGGTGGTTACTTTTCACTTCATCCATGAAGTTTTCTAAATATTGCTCGGCGGTTTCATTATTCATTTTAACTACATTTGCTTTAGACATTTTAAATTCCTTACATTAGGCATACCATACACCCCCATATATTGCCTTTTTATTATTTCGTAAAGAAATAAATTATAATATTTTTATTTCATTGGTAATGTTACATTGCTATGAAAAACTTATATAGGTTGCTAACTAATAATTATTACCGATAATTGTTATTATTTAAAATCTAATCTAATAGTAAACATGGATTAATTTTAAATTGTAACATTTGAGCTGTTTTTCTTCCGCCATCACCTCCTTTTCGTTGGAGCGTTATTTTTCCTATTTTTATACTTCCCCTGTCAGTAATACAGACTTCGCCGTTTCCAAAATAATTAAGAACATAATTAATAGGCTTTAATGTCCATTTTAAGTCCGAATCCTTTAATTTAAGAATTACTAGCATCCATTCCGCAGAAAAGCTAGCCCTGCCTTTTAAAATGTCTGATATAATAAGGGTTTTATTTTCTGATATAAACTTTACGAGCTTTTGTTGTTCCTGAACGGAGAATTCATCTGCAAACATCCTCCTTTCGTCTCTTGGATTTAAGATATAAGGCTCTACTTCTCCGGTAAAATGCTTTAGTAATTTTTCAACATCTTTTGGAATTTTCCATAATTCAACATACTTGTCGACCCACCTTTTATCAATTTGATTGAATCCATTAGGATTTGAAACTAATTTTACTTGTAAATTCTGAGTATCTTGTAGTTTCTTTAATTTAATTTCAATGTTAATTTGAACTTGAATGTCAGCTTTAAAACTCCCCTTAACCTTATAGGCATTAACACATTCAATCTCTTCTATTCTATTCTATAACCCATAGCCTTGAGCCACTGGCGAGCAAGGTTATCATTTTTCCAATTATTAAAACGCTCAATAACATCTTTTTCATTTTTGAAGCCTGCCTTAGCCGTATCTGAACCAATTTTTACTAAGTCTTTCATGTGTAACTTTCCAATATAATTTTTCCTAAGTCGTGCATTACATTGACGGTCATTGCATTACCCGCCTGAGATAACAACGCCGTTTGTGAAAAGGCGGAATCGGCATTTATAGACATATCCTCATCGAATCCCTGTAAACGTAACGCCTCCATTGCACTTAACTTTCGTAACTTACCGTTTTTTACATAAATTATACCTTGTCTACCGGTTCTAATGGTAGGCACTTTATCTATATAAAGTCTTAAGTCGCTTTGTCTTGTATCGATAACCAGATATTCGCTTTTGATTAAATCATCAAAATTATATTTTCCGAAATTATATTTATTATTAAGATATTTGTTTTTAAATGTTTCAAAAGGTTTGCCTGATAATATATGCTTATCATCATTATTGATTAAGAATCTTTGAATATTATATCCTATATTATTATCATTATCGGGAAACTTAAACTTTTGAGTTAGATCGTTTCTGATACCGACAAAATAAACGCGTTCTCTTATTTGAGGAGTTCCATAATTATAACTATTAAGGGTTTTGCAATAAACATTATAACCTTGAGCTTCAAGACCTTTGACAATTACATTAATAACATCACCATTACCCGCACTTAGTATTCCCTTAACATTTTCTAGTAAGAAGAATTTAGGCTTTTTTTCCTTTAATATATTCTTTATCCCGAATATTATCTGACCTCGCTCATCAATAAATCCCTTTCTTTGTCCTACTACGGAAAATGATTGACATGGAAAGCCCGCAAGAAGAATGTCAAATGACGGTAAGTCTGATGATTTTATTTTCATTAAATCACCATAATTTTTTAACTCACTTCCAAAGAAAAGCTTATATGTTTTTTCAGCTTTTTTATCAATTTCGGCATATCCTACACATTGGCAGGATAATTTTTTAAATGCTAAATGTGCCGCCCCAATCCCTGAACATAAATCTATAAATTTCATTGTATAGAACGTTGTTTTAGTTAAAATATGCCTTTAATTTCTTTGAGTTTTACGCCTTAAAATAATACTGCGGAGTCTTCTGCCTCAGCATAATACCTTGTATAAGCAGGTCAAAGGGAATTAATATTCCTTACAGACTTCCTCAATGATGGAAAGAGCCTTTTTAACATGGCGTTCATTGATAATAAGCGGAGGAAGAAGCCTTACAACGTTATCAGCCGCAGCGGGAGCAAGCAAGCCTTTGTCCTGTAGCTTTCCGACAAATTCTTTATTGTCCGGAATAAGCTTTAAACCAAGCATAAGCCCCATACCCCTGACTTCGGCTATAACCTTGATATATTTCTTGGCAAGTTTATTAAGACCGTCTTTCAACAATTTTCCTTGCTGCTCGACATTTGTAAGGAATCCCTCGCTCAAAACTTCTTGCATTACAACCTGACCTACTGCCATCGCAAGAGGGTTACCGCCATATGTAGAACCGTGCGTTCCAAGCGTCATGCCTTTAGCCGCTTTTTCCGAAAGAAGACAAGCGCCAAGCGGGAAACCGCCACCGATACCTTTTGCAGAGGTTACTATATCAGGCTTTACATCGTAATGTTCATGTGCAAATAGCTCGCCCGTCCTGCCTATGCCCGACTGTATCTCATCAAAGCACAGTAACAACTTGTGATCGTTGCATATCTTGCGTAAGCCTTTTAAGAACTTTTTGTCGGCAGGTCTGATACCGCCGTCGCCCTGTATAGGCTCAACTAAAATAGCTGCCGTTTCATCGGTGATAGCTTCTTTTACCGCTTCTAAATTATTAAACTCGACATTATCGAATCCTTCAACCGGAGGACCGAAACCTTCCTGCATCATAGGGTCACGCTTACTTGCCCAGATAGCCGCCAGCGTCCTGCCGTGAAAAGCACCCGTAAATGTAATTATTCTGAACTTGTTAGGATTGCCCGTAGCATCATGATATTTGCGAACCGACTTTATACAGCACTCGATTGCCTCAGCACCGGAGTTGCAGAAAAACACCTTATCGGCAAAAGAGTTCTCGGTAATAATATCGGCAAGCTCTTCCATTCCCGGTATTTCATACAGGTTAGAAAGATGCCATACTTTTTTAGATTGTATGTGAAGAGCATTCACCAGCTTCGGGTGATTATAACCAAGGCTGTTTACCGCTATACCGGACATAAAATCAAGATAACGTTTTGAATCGTTAGTATATAGATATACTCCCTCACCCCGTTCTATTTGCAATTTGCTCCTGTTGTAAACAGGCAATATATGCGACGTCAACCTATCTCTCCCTTTTTTTGGAACTCTTGTTACAACTGCTTCATTACTATACTTTAATAACGCCATAATCACACTACTTTAAAAAATTAACGTAAAGATATGTACTTAAGATATAAGGCAAAGTCAACTTTTTATACGGTATCCTTTCTTAATCATAACCTGTACTACAGTCCATATAAACATATTTGCAACTAACATAACTATTACACCTACATTAAGGTTGCCGTCGTGATAACCTGTCAGACCGTATCTGAAACCGTCTATCATATAAAAAAACGGGTTGGCATGGCTGACGGTCTGCCAGAATTCAGGCAGCTTGTGAATAGAGTAAAATGTTCCCGATAAGAATGTCATAGGCGTTATAAGATAGCTGGTAACTGCCGCCATCTGGTCAAAAGTCTCGGCAACTATTCCGGCGAACAGACCCAGCAGGGAAAGAAGCATTGAAGCGGATATTATAAAAAATAACGTGTAACCGATACTATGAATATTGATATCTATAAAGAACGCAACGGATATAAGCACAAGCAGCCCTACAATTAGCCCCCTTACCACTCCTGCAAGCACCATCGAACAGGTAATCTCAAATGCGGAAAGCGGCGGCATAAGATAGTCAATTATAGTACCGAGTACCTTGCCCATAATAAACGAGGAAGACGTGTTGGCAAATGCGTTCTGCATTACCGCCATCATGATAAGACCCGCCGCCATGAACTCCTTGAAGGGCAAAGTGCCGATTGTCTCTACCCTGCCGCCCAATGCCAGACTGAACACCGCCAAAAATAACAGTGAAGTTATAACAGGTATGATAAGCGTCTGGTTATAAACCTTTAAAAAACGTCTTACTTCCTTTGAGAATAAAGAATATGCCCCTAAAAAATTGCAGTCTTGCATGATTTTGCTTATTGAAATTATTTATTATATAATGAGATATCACGAATTAACGATATCATCAACAAAAACTCAGGTTTTTAATTTAGAACATTGTTGTTATTCTATTGGCACACGTTTTGTTCGATGTTGCCTATGTCTTAGGTATGTACCTATTGGAAAATGGTGATCCCGAGAGGATTCGAACCTCTGACCCACAGCTTAGAAGGCTGTTGCTCTATCCGGCTGAGCTACGGGACCACATAAAAAATAAACTTTCAAACTAAATAGCGGGTGTTACCCCGGTTGCTACCCAGCAATCCTTAACCAAACTTTCGACCCTACGCAACCAACTGCTTTTAAACAACTTTTCTAATTTCATCAACCATAGAGGTTAAAATTAGAAGGCTGTTGCTCTATCCGGCTGAGCTAAGGGCAGGTAGATGGATTTTTAAATCAAGAATGTCTTAATAAACTACAAAAGCTTTACACTCAAGGAAAATTATAACCGATAGATAATTTATCTTTGAAAATAGCTATTGATTCATTATGTTTTATATCCATGAAACAGCATTTTGATAATCTGGCAAATGAGATCCAAAGATTACCCGATATACATTATTTCGGACGGGTAAAGTCCGTAAGGGGGTTGCTGGCGGAATGTTCGGGTTTACAAAAAGTTGTCAGCGTAGGCTCAAGATGTAAGATAATAGCCCGCAATAATAAAGAAATCATCGCCGAAGTAGTAGGTTTCAGGGAAGATGTAGTGCTTCTCATGCCGTTTAGTGACTTAGAAGGCGTAGGTATGGGCTGTAAAGTATGGCTGATAGATGAGGCTTCCGTTATTTACCCGTGTGAGGCATGGCGTGGACGTGTCATAAATGCTATGGGTGAACCTTTAGACGGTAAAGGGTCTTTGACCAAAGGTGATTTAAGCTATCCTTTCCGCAACAACCCGCCATCGGCACATGCCAGAAAAAGGGTTAAGGGCAAAATAGATCTTGGCGTTAAAGCTCTAAATACCTTCCTTACATGCTGTAAAGGTCAGAGAATGGGTATCTTCGCAGGCTCGGGAGTGGGTAAGTCTGTTTTGCTTTCAATGCTTACAAAATATTGCGATGCCGATATAAAAGTCATAGGTCTTATCGGTGAGCGTGGGCGTGAGGTTCAGGAATTCTTACAGGAATATTTAGGTGAAGAAGGGCTTAAAAATGCTGTTGTAATTGTAGCAACGGGAGATGAATCGGCTTTGATGAGAAGACAGGCAGCATACCTTACATTAACTGTGGCAGAATATTTCAGGGACAGGGGCAAAGATGTGTTGTGCATGATGGACTCGGTAACACGCTTTGCTATGGCACAGCGGGAAATAGGGCTTTCGGCAGGTGAACCGCCGACTACCAAAGGTTATACACCTACCGTATTTTCCGAACTGCCCAAATTGCTTGAAAGGGCGGGACCGGGAACAAAAGAAGGCGGTATAACGGGTATATTCTCCATATTGGTTGAAGGGGACGACCATAACGAGCCTATATCCGATGCGGCAAGAGGAATCTTGGACGGACATATAGTTCTGGACAGGTCGATAGCCGAGAGGGGGCGTTTTCCGGCTGTCAATATATTAAAAAGTATCTCACGCACAATGCCGGCATGTAATAGCGATACTGAAAATAAAATGGTGCAAAGAGCCAAATCAATTATGGCAACATATAATGATATGGCAGAGTTAATCAGGCTTGGTGCATATAAGCATGGTTCTGATGCTTTAGTGGACGAGGCAATAAAATACCACGACCCGATAGAGGAATTCTTAAGACAGGCTCCTGATGAACAGGCTAGGCTGGAAGATTGTTATAAGAAGTTGGAACAGATATTGAGCAGTTAGTAAAACGAATGCTTGTTACACGATCAGGCAGGACTAGAAAATCCGTTAACGGAATTGAACCTAACGATATAATCAGGCTAAAGAGGCAACTACGCTTCTTTTTGCAGCAATATTATTACAGGAATTGCAGGTATGCACGAATGGAAGTCGGCATAAAGTTCTTAATACTCGTATTTGAACTCCCAGTTCATTATCGGGTTCTTGCCTTTACCGTTCATCACCATGTCGTCAGAGAAGTCCATTGCTCCCCCCATGCCGAATTCACGTCCTAAACTGCCGTAGTCACCCCCGAAATTTTTCAAGAATTTCAAAGTACCGCCACCCGGACCCCACATTTGTAATAAACCATGCTCAAGTATGTTTTCCGTACCCATAAACGTAGTAAGGAACTGTGAACGTTCATTAGGCAGGTTCATACGTATATCTGCCTGACGAAGCGTTCCGTAAGCATAGTGACGGCAGAAATTAAAGGTATCTTTCCACGCCTTATAGTAGGTAGGATCCTTTCGCAAAATAGGGTCTTGCTTGAATGAATAAAACGTCTTATAGGTTGTACTGGTCATTGACGACATTCCGCTTTCGCAGCCGTCCTTCCAGCCGTGTTTATATTTATTGGGTGCGTCCTGAGGCATTTGTTTGAATAGCCACGAATGCGGCTTTACAGCATCAGGTGCGTTGTAGCAGCCTGTAAGTAAGAATACGGATATTACTATCAATAAAATTTTATTCATATTACCTCAACTCGTTGGGACATAATACACACAGATTGTTCTCCAGCGGGTGTCCGCTCTGATCCAGTGAATCCCAAACATAACGGAATGCATATTGTCTACAATATGTGTAAGAATCCTTCCATGCCTTATAATAGACCGGATTATTTACCTTGTAAGCATCTTGCTGGTATGCATAAAAGCTTTTATAATAGCCCGGAACCATTGTTGACAGACCGGTATTGCAGCCATCTTCCCAGCCATCTTTATAATCAGGATGTGCGTCTTTTGGCGGTGAGCCTATCCTAAATGGTTTTGGAGCCATCGGGTTATCAGGTGAAAATATCTGCCCCCTGCAACCGGTTGCCATTAAACATACCGTTAATAATAATACAAGTTTTTTCATATCTATAAAATATTCCTTCTTAAATATTGGAATACATAACGCTGGCAATAATTATAAGCAGCTTTCCAGCCTTTGTAATATACCGGATCCTGTGCCAACGCAAAATCCTGTTTAAAATCATAGAAAACACGCTGTAATCTGTTTGCCGTTGCCGATATTCCCGTTTCACAACCGTCCCTCCAGCCTTTACGGAAATTGGTAGGACCTTCAGGTCCCTGATTCAACATATCCTGCATCCACGGAGCACCAACCCTCGGCTTGAAATCCGATGTACAGGACATCAGAAAAAAAGCCGTAATAATTAAAATAAAGATATTTTTCATCATTATCTCCAGTTGCCCAAACCGTGAGAGCTGTTCATCATTCCTCTTACGGCACAGTAGGCATACGCATCTTTCCATATTTTATAGTAAACCCTGTTTTGAGCTAATTCAGGATTTTGTTTCCATGTAAAATACATTTTTTTCAAACTACTTTTATAACCTGAACTTCCGCTTTCACAACCGTCCATAAATCCCTGCTGATATATTTTAGGTCCCGGAGGCGGTAGTATATCCTCACCGCCGGGGTGTATTCTCATTAAATTTGAACACCCGGAAGACGCAAAACATACCATAAGTAATAATATAAACTTTTTCATTATATGTCCCTTTAGTGGGTTTCCCAATCCAGTGCGTGTGTACAATATGCCGATGCGTCCTGATATCCGCGTAAATACCAAGGATTTTCACTCAATTTATCAGCATCGATTACGGTATCTCTTAATCGTGCAAGACCTGAACCTATAGCACTTGTGAATGTTTGGCAGCCCGCCTGAAATCCTTCTTCATAGCTTTGATCACGCCCTGCATACATAAGCTGTTTTTTCTCTTCTTCGGTACGGTAGTAATATCTTGATGCCTCATTATCCTGATAGGTAGGCTGATCGTCATATCTGGGGGCGGGTACGTGGTCAAAATATTGCTGTCTGAAAGCCCTTGCCTTAAACTGCTCTTTGTTAATAAGCCCCATTACTTTCTGTGATGCAGGCACATTCTCCCTATCAAACCTCTGGCAACCCGGAAGGCTAATTGCGATTAAAATTAATGTAAAAAATTTCCCTGTCAAATTCCACTACTTCCTTCGTTATCTTCTGATGATAACGAGGTTTATTATAGCAGAAATTTCCCTAAAACGCATTACATTTATTAAGAAAGCATTAAAAAAAGGATAAAATTAGATATATTTATAGCCGGCTTTATTAATTTTTAGTTGAAAAACCGTTATATTATAATACACCTGAGGACGAAACTATCATAGCCGCCAAAGTATCGGATAGCCCTCGTAATTGCATACCTATAAAGGGCAAGAACAATATCAATGCCAGAAAAATAGCGATTATTTTAGGGACGAATGATAAGGTCATCTCCTGAATCTGTGTTAATGCCTGAAACAGTGATACTATAAGACCGACAAACAGGGCCACCAGCATAAGGGGTAGTGATATTTTCAGAAGAACAAAAATAGATTCTCTGCCGATGTCAAGTGCCGTAGTAGGATCCATATTGCTTACCGTTACATCTCCCGTAAAATTAAATAGGCATTCTTAATATTTCCTGCATAGCGGTTATAAGCCTGTCACGGACTTCAACGGCTGTACGCAAAGTTACCTCTGCCTTTGTAACCGCTGTTACAACATCAGTCAAGTCCGCCTGCTTTACAAGTGATTTTGCCGTAACCGCCTCTGCCGACCTTAAAGTATTAGTTGCCTCACCGACCTTGCCTGCCAAGGAGTTTCCGAAAGCCGCTATAGCGTTGGAGCCGGTTGCAGACTCACTACCGCTTTGATTAGTTATTGCCGTTGTAGGCATTTGTGCGGCTTTATTATAGGCATTTAGTGCGGCATTAAAACTTACTGACATATGTATTCCCTTGTTTATCAATGTCATTCTACGATAAAAAAATTTTCTAAATTTTTTTATCGTAGAATGACATAATTGTAGTAATTATATTTCTATAAAAATCAGGGCTACTTGCCAAAAAGAGCTGCCTACCTTAGCAACT is part of the Alphaproteobacteria bacterium CG11_big_fil_rev_8_21_14_0_20_39_49 genome and harbors:
- a CDS encoding threonylcarbamoyl-AMP synthase, giving the protein MESLIIQASILLENGKSVSFPTETVYALAANAKNENALEAVFKLKGREFKKPLALLVENIDEAKKYVDFNEHALMIAKKLCPGPISMVLPKSKGCDLPDIINGGMDTLSVRIPDHKTALEILRHTNCPVVATSANLSGKPDALCASEVRGYFGDKIDMVIEGGGCSGEASTVIDLCGDSPKILRKGKITMDDILKIIEK
- a CDS encoding cobyrinic acid a,c-diamide synthase, with translation MPMSHKVITIAQQKGGSGKTTIASHLAVAFGQKGKRVTAIDIDPQGSFTKWHALREAKFGEGFTGINFSSISGWRLHNEISEFKNNSDVIIIDSPPHTQTETKTAIRAADLVIIPAQPSPTDLWATDDTMDIVGNERIPYRILLNRVVFNANLTKEISGEFSKVLDTRIGNRILFASAMMDGRTVTETMPSSIAALEVKNLLKEIEALLFPVSSKIVKAA
- a CDS encoding NADP-specific glutamate dehydrogenase codes for the protein MNNETAEQYLENFMDEVKSNHPNQPEFHQAVYEVASTIIPYIYNKPEIRKAKILERLVEPDRIVIFRVSWTDDSGVVQVNRGYRVQHSNAIGPYKGGLRFHPSVSLSVLKFLAFEQTFKNSLTGLPLGGGKGGSDFDPKGKSDAEVMRFCQSFMIELAKHIGPYTDVPAGDIGVGAREVGYLFGQNKRISGQFNGILTGKGLTYGGSLIRTEATGYGAVYMLEDMLKEKGESLNGKTACVSGSGNVAEYAVEKLIELGAKVVTLSDSSGYIYDPEGMTREKLDYVRDLKQVRRGRISEYAKEFGVEYFEGEKPWGVKCDVALPCATQNELDEDDAKKLVANGCIAVSEGANMPTTQEATDVFIESRVLFAPGKAANAGGVAVSGLEMSQNSMRIGWDREDLDKRLRDIMLKIHAQCAANGREEDGYINYVKGANIAGFKKVCEAMLAQGVF
- a CDS encoding DNA (cytosine-5-)-methyltransferase; amino-acid sequence: MDLCSGIGAAHLAFKKLSCQCVGYAEIDKKAEKTYKLFFGSELKNYGDLMKIKSSDLPSFDILLAGFPCQSFSVVGQRKGFIDERGQIIFGIKNILKEKKPKFFLLENVKGILSAGNGDVINVIVKGLEAQGYNVYCKTLNSYNYGTPQIRERVYFVGIRNDLTQKFKFPDNDNNIGYNIQRFLINNDDKHILSGKPFETFKNKYLNNKYNFGKYNFDDLIKSEYLVIDTRQSDLRLYIDKVPTIRTGRQGIIYVKNGKLRKLSAMEALRLQGFDEDMSINADSAFSQTALLSQAGNAMTVNVMHDLGKIILESYT
- a CDS encoding acetylornithine transaminase (catalyzes the formation of N-acetyl-l-glutamate 5-semialdehyde from 2-oxoglutarate and N(2)-acetyl-L-ornithine), whose protein sequence is MALLKYSNEAVVTRVPKKGRDRLTSHILPVYNRSKLQIERGEGVYLYTNDSKRYLDFMSGIAVNSLGYNHPKLVNALHIQSKKVWHLSNLYEIPGMEELADIITENSFADKVFFCNSGAEAIECCIKSVRKYHDATGNPNKFRIITFTGAFHGRTLAAIWASKRDPMMQEGFGPPVEGFDNVEFNNLEAVKEAITDETAAILVEPIQGDGGIRPADKKFLKGLRKICNDHKLLLCFDEIQSGIGRTGELFAHEHYDVKPDIVTSAKGIGGGFPLGACLLSEKAAKGMTLGTHGSTYGGNPLAMAVGQVVMQEVLSEGFLTNVEQQGKLLKDGLNKLAKKYIKVIAEVRGMGLMLGLKLIPDNKEFVGKLQDKGLLAPAAADNVVRLLPPLIINERHVKKALSIIEEVCKEY
- a CDS encoding multidrug ABC transporter permease — protein: MQDCNFLGAYSLFSKEVRRFLKVYNQTLIIPVITSLLFLAVFSLALGGRVETIGTLPFKEFMAAGLIMMAVMQNAFANTSSSFIMGKVLGTIIDYLMPPLSAFEITCSMVLAGVVRGLIVGLLVLISVAFFIDINIHSIGYTLFFIISASMLLSLLGLFAGIVAETFDQMAAVTSYLITPMTFLSGTFYSIHKLPEFWQTVSHANPFFYMIDGFRYGLTGYHDGNLNVGVIVMLVANMFIWTVVQVMIKKGYRIKS